One Brassica oleracea var. oleracea cultivar TO1000 chromosome C7, BOL, whole genome shotgun sequence genomic window carries:
- the LOC106307116 gene encoding probable protein S-acyltransferase 7, protein MYVVPPPESGSGSDRDLRVYQTWKGSNIFFLQGRFVFGPDVRSLALTICLIAVPVTIFCIFVARKLMDDFSDSWGLSIVAVAVVFTIYDLILLLVTSGKDPGIIPRNAHPPEPEALDGNMDAGAGQTPQLRLPRIKEVEVNGITFKVKYCDTCMLYRPPRCSHCSICNNCVGKFDHHCPWVGQCIGLRNYRFFFMFVFSTTLLCIYVHAFCWVYIRKITDSEHTTIWKAMLKTPASIVLIIYTFISMWFVGGLTAFHLYLISTNQTTYENFRYRYDRRSNPHNKGVVNNFKETFCSAIPPSKNDFRALVHREPPLPPRSVAGGFMSPNMGKANDDIEMGRKAVWADMGPAMSEHGTNNERLHVKDGELGELSPEVRTTVDEQSDRPGVHPRRSSWGRKSGSWDMSPEVMALAGRVGGEQNQNRGGSSSGSGLVTENRHS, encoded by the exons ATGTATGTAGTGCCTCCGCCTGAATCCGGTTCGGGATCCGACCGTGATTTAAGGGTTTACCAAACTTGGAAAGGCAGCAAT ATATTCTTTCTTCAGGGGAGATTTGTATTCGGGCCAGACGTAAGATCACTGGCCCTGACAATATGTCTCATTGCTGTTCCCGTTACTATTTTCTGCATCTTTGTCGCGAGGAAGCTAATGGATGACTTCTCTGATAGCTGGGGACTATCTATAGTAGCTGTTGCCGTCGTCTTCACCATTTAT GATTTAATTCTTCTGCTGGTTACATCCGGAAAAGATCCAGGAATCATCCCGAGAAACGCTCATCCTCCAGAGCCTGAAGCACTCGATGGCAACATGGATGCAGGAGCTGGCCAGACTCCTCAGCTGCGGCTGCCTCGCATTAAGGAAGTAGAGGTTAATGGAATCACATTTAAGGTCAAGTACTGTGACACTTGCATGCTCTATAGACCGCCTCGCTGTTCCCATTGCTCGATTTGTAACAACTGCGTTGGAAAGTTTGACCATCACTGCCCTTGGGTAGGCCAATGTATCGGTCTG AGGAACTACAGATTCTTCTTCATGTTTGTCTTCTCCACGACCCTTCTCTGTATATATGTTCATGCCTTCTGCTGGGTGTATATAAGGAAGATCACTGACTCAGAGCATACAACTATTTGGAAGGCAATGCTCAAAACTCCTGCCTCCATTGTATTGATAATCTACACATTCATATCGATGTGGTTTGTTGGTGGCTTAACAGCTTTCCATCTGTATCTCATCAGCACAAACCAG ACTACATATGAGAATTTCAGATACAGATATGATAGGCGAAGCAACCCACACAACAAGGGAGTGGTTAACAACTTCAAAGAAACGTTTTGTTCTGCAATACCTCCTTCAAAGAATGACTTTAGAGCCTTGGTCCATCGTGAACCTCCATTGCCTCCTAGATCTGTAGCAGGTGGGTTTATGAGTCCAAACATGGGTAAAGCCAACGATGATATTGAGATGGGAAGGAAAGCTGTTTGGGCAGACATGGGTCCTGCAATGTCAGAGCATGGTACTAACAATGAACGGTTGCATGTTAAGGATGGTGAGTTAGGCGAGCTATCTCCTGAAGTTAGGACAACAGTTGATGAACAGAGCGATAGGCCTGGTGTGCATCCGAGGCGCTCGAGCTGGGGAAGGAAAAGCGGGAGCTGGGATATGTCGCCAGAAGTTATGGCCTTAGCAGGCAGAGTAGGAGGAGAACAAAACCAGAACCGTGGAGGAAGCAGCAGTGGAAGTGGTCTAGTGACTGAGAACCGGCATTCATAG
- the LOC106307118 gene encoding F-box/FBD/LRR-repeat protein At3g26920-like isoform X1: MSAFLCQFDMKQCPSLNNRDRISELPDALLLQILSLLPTTKDAVATSVLSKRWRYLCKMTPNLKFCYHGTRDLKRFSDNVCSYLLSHQAPVLQSLHLEIHFEYRSTLDIGVLLGIAFGLGVRELKLQAYSCNEPYRFPTSLYKCGTLETLKLGPNVLVDVPFPGLQKMTLV, translated from the exons ATGTCAGCTTTTCTCTGCCAATTTGACATGAAACAATG TCCAAGTTTGAATAACAGAGACAGGATCAGTGAGCTGCCGGACGCTCTGCTTCTGCAGATCTTGTCTTTACTCCCGACGACAAAAGATGCCGTAGCCACTAGTGTTTTGTCTAAACGATGGCGGTATCTATGTAAGATGACGCCGAATCTCAAGTTTTGTTACCATGGCACCAGAGATCTCAAGAGGTTTTCAGATAATGTCTGTAGCTATTTGCTTTCACATCAGGCTCCGGTTCTTCAGAGTTTGCATCTCGAAATCCACTTTGAATATCGCTCCACTCTGGATATTGGAGTACTGCTGGGGATTGCGTTTGGACTTGGTGTGCGTGAGTTGAAACTCCAAGCTTACTCTTGTAATGAGCCGTATAGGTTTCCTACAAGCTTGTACAAATGTGGGACACTAGAGACCTTGAAACTCGGTCCTAATGTCCTTGTAGACGTCCCATTTCCG GGTTTGCAGAAGATGACTCTTGTCTGA
- the LOC106303124 gene encoding F-box/FBD/LRR-repeat protein At3g26920-like, translating into MTPNLRFCYHGTKGLVRFSDNVCRCLLSHQAPVLQSLHLKMILKNDSTIDVGVLLGIAFGRHVRELELEVYSSDEPYRFPTSLYNCGTGTLETLKLGHNVLVDVPFPVCLKALRTLRLNAVSYNDAGSVVNLLSGCSSLENLEVMMYLHPDVENFTIDVPSLQCLTLIAADEEYAYFSSYVINAPSLKYLNLKGLIDEESSLLIENMPELVEAHITDVCDVIYANIHGSLTSVKRLSLDILSPLDLTKFPTDRIFKQLVYLELHIYAPERWNLLMLMLHSSPNLQVLKLIGEWFRKRDHPHKKWSQPKYVPECLVNRIETLVWNHYNGEVEDERKVAQYILRNASRLETATFSRLDIHLEKRLERLKELESVVWASNSCQLVFK; encoded by the exons ATGACGCCGAATCTCAGGTTTTGTTACCATGGCACCAAAGGTCTCGTGAGATTTTCAGATAATGTCTGTAGGTGTTTGCTTTCACATCAGGCTCCTGTTCTTCAGAGTTTGCATCTCAAAATGATTTTAAAAAATGATTCCACTATTGATGTCGGAGTACTGCTGGGGATAGCGTTTGGACGCCATGTGCGTGAGTTGGAACTCGAAGTTTACTCTTCTGATGAGCCGTATAGGTTTCCTACAAGCTTGTACAACTGTGGGACTGGAACACTAGAGACCTTGAAACTCGGTCACAATGTACTTGTAGACGTCCCATTTCCGGTTTGTCTCAAGGCCCTTAGAACTCTACGCCTTAACGCAGTGAGCTACAATGACGCTGGATCTGTTGTTAACCTTTTATCTGGCTGTTCTAGTCTTGAAAATCTGGAGGTTATGATGTATTTGCATCCTGATGTGGAAAATTTCACTATTGATGTGCCATCCTTGCAGTGTCTAACACTTATTGCTGCCGATGAGGAATATGCGTATTTTTCGTCCTATGTGATAAATGCTCCTTCTTTGAAATATCTGAACCTTAAAGGGTTAATAGATGAGGAATCTTCTCTTCTGATTGAGAATATGCCTGAGCTGGTGGAGGCACATATTACTGATGTGTGTGATGTAATCTATGCGAACATTCATGGATCTCTCACTTCAGTCAAACGCCTTTCTTTGGATATTTTATCACCATTGGACCTA ACTAAGTTTCCCACTGATAGAATCTTCAAGCAGCTGGTGTATTTGGAGCTACATATATATGCACCAGAGAGGTGGAATCTATTGATGCTCATGCTCCATAGTTCTCCTAATTTGCAAGTCCTCAAGCTCATTGGT GAATGGTTTAGGAAGCGAGATCACCCCCATAAGAAATGGAGTCAACCGAAATATGTTCCTGAATGTCTGGTGAACCGTATCGAGACTTTAGTCTGGAATCACTACAACGGGGAAGTAGAAGATGAGAGAAAGGTTGCTCAATACATCCTAAGGAATGCAAGTCGTTTGGAAACGGCAACTTTCTCCAGATTAGACATTCACCTGGAGAAGAGACTCGAGAGGTTAAAGGAACTGGAGAGTGTGGTATGGGCTTCGAACTCATGCCAGCTTGTTTTCAAATAA
- the LOC106307118 gene encoding F-box/FBD/LRR-repeat protein At3g26920-like isoform X2, giving the protein MSAFLCQFDMKQCPSLNNRDRISELPDALLLQILSLLPTTKDAVATSVLSKRWRYLCKMTPNLKFCYHGTRDLKRFSDNVCSYLLSHQAPVLQSLHLEIHFEYRSTLDIGVLLGIAFGLGVRELKLQAYSCNEPYRFPTSLYKCGTLETLKLGPNVLVDVPFPVCLRLLLLYHPCRV; this is encoded by the exons ATGTCAGCTTTTCTCTGCCAATTTGACATGAAACAATG TCCAAGTTTGAATAACAGAGACAGGATCAGTGAGCTGCCGGACGCTCTGCTTCTGCAGATCTTGTCTTTACTCCCGACGACAAAAGATGCCGTAGCCACTAGTGTTTTGTCTAAACGATGGCGGTATCTATGTAAGATGACGCCGAATCTCAAGTTTTGTTACCATGGCACCAGAGATCTCAAGAGGTTTTCAGATAATGTCTGTAGCTATTTGCTTTCACATCAGGCTCCGGTTCTTCAGAGTTTGCATCTCGAAATCCACTTTGAATATCGCTCCACTCTGGATATTGGAGTACTGCTGGGGATTGCGTTTGGACTTGGTGTGCGTGAGTTGAAACTCCAAGCTTACTCTTGTAATGAGCCGTATAGGTTTCCTACAAGCTTGTACAAATGTGGGACACTAGAGACCTTGAAACTCGGTCCTAATGTCCTTGTAGACGTCCCATTTCCGGTTTGTCTCAGATTACTATTGCTGTACCATCCTTGCAGAGTCTAA